The DNA region GACGCCATCGGCGCACCGGAACGCCCCGACGGCTGGCGCCGGGTGCTCGAAGGGGTTGGCCTGTGCAAGGTCACGAACTGCGTCACGTTGAAGACCGCGCTCAAGTACCACCTCTCGGTCAGCGATGAGAACGAGCTGATCCCTTGGGCCCGACTCGATTACGATTTGGACGACCCCTGCCCGGGCCGGGGCGGCGACGGCCGGGTGACCGTCGACCGCGGCTACATCAACATGTGGGCGCACAACGACGCGAACAACGCGGCCCACCAGGGGGTGGCCATCCGGACCCGCAAGGTCGTGCACATCACCGACGTGTCGCCGTATGCCCAGGCCAGGCTGGTGTGTATCACCGGCTACGGCACCGCATCCGGTGATTTTCTGATCGGCGCGGCCCAGGACCCGGACAAGCAGTGCGAGGGATTCGACTACTACGACACCGGCGTACCGGTCCCCGCGACACCGACACCGGATCCGGCCGCGGCCACGGTCGCCTCGGACGGCACCCCGCGTCCCGCCGACCACGCGGTGACCACCGCGGTCAAACTGTGGACCGATGCCGCGGCGACCATCAGTAACAGCTATTCCAAGCTCGCGGGCAAATGGTCGGCCGGCCAGCTGAGCCTGAACGATGTCACCGAGCACTACCGGGGCGTCACCGAACAATTGGTAACCAAGCCGCTGGCATACCTCGACACCGTCAGCCGGCCACGCTACCCGGCCCCGGTCGCGGAACGCCCGTCCGACGACGGCTCCGGGAACGCGGTATTGGTGCACCAGGAAGCCACCGCGAGGGCGCTGTGGGATCAGCTCCGGATCATCATCGACAACGCCGCGGCCGAGGACAAGGCCGGAACGTGGGGGGTCAACGGTTGGATCCGGACCATCCACGACCTCATCGACCTGCAGATACGTACCGCGGCGAGTTATCTGAAGGCCGCCGCGTCCGGACCCTGGTTCGGCGCCGTCGCCGTCGGCACCCCGTGGCCGTCGGAGCGGGTCTACGTCAAACCCGAGAGCTACCCGCGCCGCCCCAGCGCCGAGGGGTTCAGCCGGGTCGGGCTGTGCAACGACACCGTCGAGGACACCCTGATCGGTTTCCGGCCGGCGGTGCTGCCGGCCAACGCCGACCACTTCGTGGTCTTTCTCAAGGACGAATGCCGGATCGGCTCCAACTATCGGGGCACCGTCCGGTTGTCGAGATGCGACGGGGTGGCGGGCGAACCCACGGCGCAACGCGTCACCGTCGGACTGTGAGCGACGTTTGACTCACCGGCCCACCATCGAGGAGCTACTCGACCGCGCGGTCACCGCGATCAACCGTGGCGACCGCGCCACCGCCGACGCGCTGGCCGGACAGGTGTTGGCGGTGGACCGCAGCAACCCCGACGCCGAAGGACTGCTCGACTCGCCCCGCGACGGCGGCGAAATCCGGCGTCTGACAATTCTTTTCGCCGACCTCGTCGACTCGACGGCATTGTCGACACGGATCGAACCCGAGGTCTACCGGACGGTCGTCGGCCACTATCGCGATGAGGTCCTGCGGATCGTCAACCGGTACGAGGGGCACATCGGCTCGACCAAGGGCGATGGGCTGCTCGCGGTGTTCGGCCACCCGACCGCCCACGAGGACGACGCGAGCCGCGCCGTGGCGGCCGGCCTGGACATCATCCGGGAAGTCGGGCAGCTCAGCGAAAGAGTCCGCCGCCGTTTCGGTTTCGACATCGCGGTGCGCGTCGGCGTGCACCGCGGCCTGGTGTATCTCGACGTCGCCCAGGACGACGTGTACGGGTTGGGCGCCAACCTGGCCGCCCGGATGTGCAGCCTCGCCGATCCCGGCGCCGTGGCCGTGTCCAAGGCCATCGAACAGCTGGTGGGCGACGACTACGAGCTGGCGGAATGCGCGCCGACCCTGGTCAAGGGTGTCGACGAACCCGTCGCGCACTTTCGGGTGGTCGGCGAACGCGACACCGCCGCCGTCACCCACGGTCCGATCGTCGGCCGCGAAGCCGAGCTCGCACGGCTGCACCAGGCGTGGTCACAGGCCCGCGCCGGGGTCCTGGGCACACCGGGCATCGTGCTGAGCGGGGAGGGTGGAATCGGCAAATCCCGGCTGGTCGGCTCGGTGCTGGACCTCGCCGAGCGCGACGAGGCGGCGGTCGTCAGGTTGTTCGGATCCCCGTTCCACACGCACGTCGGGCTGCGCCCGGTCCGCCGGCTGTTGGAGCGCAACTGCGGGATCAAACGCGGTTCGGACGCCGCGACCGCGTTGCAGCAGCTCACGGCCGAAATCCTCGACCGCGGTTTGGCTGCCGCGGCGCTGGTTCCGTTGTTGGCGCCGGTGCTGGGCATCTCGCCGGCCAGCGGCTACCGGCCGAACACCGCGAACGCCACCCGGCTCTACGAGCAGATCGCTGAGGCCGTCCGGGACTATCTGTTGGCCTGCGCGGGCCCCGGTCCCGGCCTCATCGTGTTCGAGGACCTGCACTGGTACGACGAGGACACCATCGCGGTCCTCGAGGCCTTGCTGCGCGGAAAACACGGCCGGGCACTGGTATTGATCACCGACCGCGAGCTGCCGGCGCTGCGCACCAACCCCGAGATCATCGCGCTGAAGCCGCTCGATGACGCCGAAGCCGACGAACTGATTCGCGCCCTGCATCCCCAGCTCGCGGACCGCGCGCGCAAGCAGGTTCGCAAACGCTGCGACGGTATTCCGCTCTACATCGAAGAGGTGGTGGCCAAACTCAAGGAGCAATCCACCGATGCCAGCTCCTCGACGCAGGTGCCCGACACCCTCTACGAGGCGCTGATAGCCCGGGTGCGATCCAGTGAGCGCTCCAAGCTGGTGGTCGAGGCCGCGGCCCTCACCGGCGGGTTGATCGACCGCCGACTGCTGCGCTCGGTGGTCGAGATGGATCAGCAGGAAGTCGATGCGATTCTCGACGAGTTGACCCGGGGCCGGGTGCTGCAGCCGGTGAGCAAGAACCACTGGCGTTTTCACCACGAGCTGCTGCGCGAGGTGGCCGCCGAGCTGTCCCCGCCCAGCGTTCAGCGCCGGCTGCACATCCGGATCGCCGACGCGCTGGCGGCCGGAGCTCCCGACGGCACCCCCGAATGGCCGCTCATCGCACACCACTATGAGAAGGCCGAGAAGTACGACGATGCCGCCTCGGCCTACCGCGAGGCCGCCGCCAACGCCCGGCAGCGTGGAGCGCTCGTCGAATCGCAAAGCCACCTCGCCCGCGCGCTGGACAACGTCGAACGGCTTCCGGCCGGCCACACCCGCGACGAACACGAGGTCGACATCCGGCTCGAACGCGCCTTCCTGGCCTCGGCGGCCGGCGGCCACGCCAGCGCCGCGGCGGCCGCGGAGTTCGAGCGGTGCCTGCTGCTGGTCAGCGACCGGCCGGGCGTGGCGCTGTACGCCACCTTCACCGGACTGTGGAGCTATTACGCGACCCGGGGGGATCTGCGCCGCGCGGCCCAGTTGGTGGAGGCGTTGCGGTCGCGGCTGTCGGGCATGCCGGACTGGTACCGGGCCGCCACCGACGCGGCGGCCGGGTCGTTGCAGGTCTTTCGCGGCGAATTCAACTCGGCGCGCGCCACTTTGGAGGCCGCCGCACTGGCTCTGGAAAGCCTGGATTCGGCGGAGATCGAAGGGGCCTGGTTCGCGCCCAACGATCCGGTCGCCGCGACGTACACCTTCGTCGGGTTGACCCGCTTCCTTCAGGGCGACCTCGCCGGCGCCGAGGAGTCCTTCGCCAAGGGCCGGCGGCGCTGCCAGACCCTGTCGTTCCCGCACGGGCCGTTCACGCTGTGCTACGGGCACACCATCGAATCGTTGATCCGCACCGAGGCGGGCCAAACCGATCGCGCGGCCGGACTTCTCGGCGAGGTGGCGACCATCGGGCAACAGTCCGGATTCGACGAGTGGGTGATGATCGCGGCCAGCGCCACCGCGACCACGAATTCGCGGGGATCGGACGTCGGCGCCGACCGCGCTGCCGCGGACCAGGAGGCGCACATCCAGGCCCTCACGACGGTCGTGGAGACCTGGCGGGAAGCGGACCTGAAATCCTTTCTGTGCTGGTATGACGCGGCACTGGCCCAGGCGTTGTTGGTGGCCGGCCGCAAGGACGCCGCGCGGATGCGCATCGACGTGGCCCTGCAGATGGCGGACCAGACCGATTGGCACATCTACGACGCCGAACTGCTGCGGATCCGCGCCCTGACCCACGACGCGCCGGAGGCCCGTGCGGCCGACCTGCGCGCGGCCGTCGAGATCGCGCGCAATCAGGGCGCTTTGGTGTTCGAGCTGCGTGCGGTGGCCGACATGTTCAGGTTCGACGGGGAGCAGCACCGTGCCGAGTTGCTGACGGTGCTCGGCCGCTTCCCCGCGGATCAGGACTGGCCCGACCTCGCCCGGCTGCGCGCCCTCGTCGGTTGATGCGACGCCGCGAGAAGGTCGCCATCCTGGGCGGTGGGATGGCCGGACT from Mycolicibacterium sp. MU0053 includes:
- a CDS encoding ATP-binding protein, whose product is MTHRPTIEELLDRAVTAINRGDRATADALAGQVLAVDRSNPDAEGLLDSPRDGGEIRRLTILFADLVDSTALSTRIEPEVYRTVVGHYRDEVLRIVNRYEGHIGSTKGDGLLAVFGHPTAHEDDASRAVAAGLDIIREVGQLSERVRRRFGFDIAVRVGVHRGLVYLDVAQDDVYGLGANLAARMCSLADPGAVAVSKAIEQLVGDDYELAECAPTLVKGVDEPVAHFRVVGERDTAAVTHGPIVGREAELARLHQAWSQARAGVLGTPGIVLSGEGGIGKSRLVGSVLDLAERDEAAVVRLFGSPFHTHVGLRPVRRLLERNCGIKRGSDAATALQQLTAEILDRGLAAAALVPLLAPVLGISPASGYRPNTANATRLYEQIAEAVRDYLLACAGPGPGLIVFEDLHWYDEDTIAVLEALLRGKHGRALVLITDRELPALRTNPEIIALKPLDDAEADELIRALHPQLADRARKQVRKRCDGIPLYIEEVVAKLKEQSTDASSSTQVPDTLYEALIARVRSSERSKLVVEAAALTGGLIDRRLLRSVVEMDQQEVDAILDELTRGRVLQPVSKNHWRFHHELLREVAAELSPPSVQRRLHIRIADALAAGAPDGTPEWPLIAHHYEKAEKYDDAASAYREAAANARQRGALVESQSHLARALDNVERLPAGHTRDEHEVDIRLERAFLASAAGGHASAAAAAEFERCLLLVSDRPGVALYATFTGLWSYYATRGDLRRAAQLVEALRSRLSGMPDWYRAATDAAAGSLQVFRGEFNSARATLEAAALALESLDSAEIEGAWFAPNDPVAATYTFVGLTRFLQGDLAGAEESFAKGRRRCQTLSFPHGPFTLCYGHTIESLIRTEAGQTDRAAGLLGEVATIGQQSGFDEWVMIAASATATTNSRGSDVGADRAAADQEAHIQALTTVVETWREADLKSFLCWYDAALAQALLVAGRKDAARMRIDVALQMADQTDWHIYDAELLRIRALTHDAPEARAADLRAAVEIARNQGALVFELRAVADMFRFDGEQHRAELLTVLGRFPADQDWPDLARLRALVG